The Rickettsiales bacterium genomic interval GTTGTTCTGATACGAAGCCGCTCCTGTCGGAGGCAGGGACATGACAGTTCCCGTTGCGGGAAGGGCATTATCGATCTTTTTATCGATGCTATAAGCATCCAGCGCGCTCATGACGGGATATAAATTGATTCCCAGATAGTTATTATTCGCGCCCGTATCCTGAGCGCCGTAAAAATAAGCATGATTGCAGAACCCATTGAGGAAATAAGAAGAACCGGTGGTGACGCAGAGATAAAATGCGGAGAACCCCGCATTGGAGCTGATGCGGGAACCTGGCACATTCAAGCCGGTAAGCACCCAGGAGCTGCTGCCGGAATTAAGGTAGGAATGCCGTGCAGTAAGCCCTCCCGCATCAATGAGCTTTGCCATCGAAAGGTGGTGCCAGAATAATAATCCCTCATCATCCTCAACATTCGCGGGGCCAGGCCCACCACCGCCGAAAGTGCCATTCCCATCACCATTGCAGGTTTGAGAATTAGTGCTGGTGCTCATCATATTCATGCAGCTTGTCGTATAATTATCGCTGGCATTCCCTCCTGCATTACCAAAAAACTGCACCGCATTGGTGGCATCTCCGGGAATCTGTCCGTATTTATTGCGAAAAGTCTGCGCCGCCGTATCGTATTTGCCTATCTGGGAAATAATATAATTGAGCTCGGACGCCCTGATAAGATCCCGCCCGGCCAGAATCCCGCCAACAATCAACCCGATAATCACCAGGACAATAGAGAGTTCGATAAGCGTAAAACCGTTTCTGGGGAAATGGGAACGCAATGGCATACGGTTGTGTTTCATATATCAGATATTAGAAGTTGTGAACAATCGTAAGCACATAGTAAAGAAGCGGAATACACATGAGGTAGATAAATTGCGTCAACAGACGCCTTGCAAAAGATACACCCTCCGAGGCCATATAGAGAGTAATCACTTTTATGAAAATACCTGTAACAACTCCATAGCACATAAAATCGAAAAGTATCACCCCCATCACATAGCCAGGGCCATCATTTTCCGAATGAGGAGCATTAATGTCATGATAACCATAGGCCATCAAACCGATGTAGACGATACAAAGAGCAATAAAGCTTCGTTTACCTGGCATCAGTTGAAGGATAAAGTAGGGTATGCCAAAGAACAAAGAGGGCCAAATGTAAAATAGTGCAGTTAACACTTAATGATACATAAAATTAGAGAGAATAAGTGGTGGAGGTGAACGGAATCGAACCGATGACATTCTGCTTGCAAAGCAGATGCTCTACCAACTGAGCTACACCCCCACTCGAAGCAAGGCAAAACTAGCCGGAACTGGGTTTTAGTCAAGAAAAATTTGCGAAATTTCACCAACCTTTTTTGAACGCCAAACTGACAGAGTATTGCACTTGTAAAAATACGCTACAAACGAAAAACCCCGATGTTTCCATCGGGGTTTTTTATCAAATAAATACTGGCTTTCAAGGCTTGGCAGCGACCTACTCTCCCAAGACTTAAGTCTTAGTACCATCGGCGCGGAGCGTTTTCACGGTCGTGTTCGGGATGGGAACGGGTGTTACCCACTCGCAATAACCACCAAGCCATGAAAGCCAGCATTTATTCACAAATATGTGAAAGGTTTTTCTGTAGATGCACTAATGTGCCAACTCATTTTTTGCACTGCATGCAATGCAATTAAGTGTATTAAATCAATCGAGCTATTAGTAACGCTCAGCTTCATGCCTTGCAGCACTTCCACATGCGTCCTATCAACGTGGTGGTCTACCACGGCTCTAATGGGGAAAACTCGTTTTGAGGCGGGTTTCACGCTTAGATGCTTTCAGCGTTTATCCCTTCCGTACATAGCTACCCTGCGGTGCGGCTGGCGCCACAACAGGTACACCAGAGGTACGTCCAACCCGGTCCTCTCGTACTAAGGTCAGATCCTCTCAATTTTCCTACACCCACGGCAGATAGGGACCGAACTGTCTCACGACGTTCTAAACCCAGCTCACGTACCACTTTAAATGGCGAACAGCCATACCCTTGGGACCTTCTCCAGCCCCAGGATGTGATGAGCCGACATCGAGGTGCCAAACGATTCCGTCGATATGGACTCTTGGGAATCATCAGCCTGTTATCCCCGGCGTACCTTTTATCCGTTGAGCGATGGCCCTTCCACAAGGAACCACCGGATCACTATGACCGACTTTCGTCTCTGCTCGACTTGTTTGTCTCGCAGTCAGGCAAGCTTATGCCATTGCACTCTAATGGATGATTTCCGACCATCCTGAGCTTACCATCGCGCGCCTCCGTTACGCTTTAGGAGGCGACCGCCCCAGTCAAACTACCCACCATGCAGGGTCCTAGCGCAGGATAACTGCGCGTAGTTAGATATCAAGCATCACAAGGGTGGTATTTCAAGGACGACTCCACCTCAGCTGACGCCAAAGCTTCAAAGTCTCCCACCTATCCTACACATGCGACACCTAATACCACTGCAAAGTTGTAGTAAAGGTGCACGGGGTCTTTCCGTCTAACCGCGGGAACTCCGCATCTTCACGGAGAATTCAATTTCACTGAGTCGACGCTGGAGACAGTGGGGAAGTCGTTACGCCATTCGTGCGGGTCGGAACTTACCCGACAAGGAATTTCGCTACCTTAGGACCGTTATAGTTACGGCCGCCGTTTACTGGGGCTTCAATTCAGTGCTTGCACACCTCCTTTTAACCTTCCAGCACCGGGCAGGCGTCAGACCCTATACGTCATCTTTCGATTTCGCAGAGCCCTGTGTTTTTAATAAACAGTCGCTACCCCCTAGCCTGTGCCGCCCCATCATACTTGCGTACAAAAGGGCCCCTCTTCTTCCGAAGTTACGAGGGCAATTTGCCTAGTTCCTTCAGCATCGTTCTCTCAAGCGCCTTGGTATACTCTACCATTCCACCTGTGTCGGTTTAGGGTACGGTCTAATGATGGAGTTATTTCCTGGCACTGCTTCACCGCCCGAACAATCCAATAAGTTCGAACAATTTACGCAATGCGTCACTTCCATCTGGCTCACGAATATTAACGTGATTCCCATCGACTACGCCTCTCGGCCTCGCCTTAGGGACCGGCTAACCCTGCGCAGATTAACTTTACGCAGGAACCCTTGGAATTTCGGCGACAGAGTTTCTCACTCTGTTTGTCGTTACTCATGTCAGCATTCTCACTTCTCATACCTCCAGCACACCTCACGATGCACCTTCACAGGCTTAGAGAACGCTCCGCTACCACTTACTTGCGTAAGTCCTAAGCTTCGGCGGGTGGTTTGATCCCCGTTACATTTTCGGCGCGGGAACGCTTAATTAGACCAGTGAGCTGTTACGCTTTCTTTAAAGGATGGCTGCTTCTAAGCCAACCTCCTGGTTGTTATGGCGTTCCTACATCCTTTCAAACTTAACCACCACTTTGGGGGCCTTAGCTGTAGGTCTGGGTTGTTTCCCTTTCGACAATGGACGTTAGCATTCACTGTCTGTCTGCCGGGTAGTACTCTTGGGTATTCGGAGTTTGGTTGGGTTTGGTAAGTCTTTGGGACCCCCTAGCCCATCCAGTGCTCTACCCCCCAAGGTATTCGCCCGACGCTCTACCTAAATAGATTTCGCGGAGAACCAGCTATTTCCCAGTTTGATTGGCCTTTCACCCCTAACCACAGTTCATCCCCGACCTTTTCAACGGGCGTGGGTTCGGTCCTCCAGCAGGTGTTACCCCACCTTCAACCTGACCATGGCTAGATCACTAGGTTTCGGGTCTAATACGTCTAACTAAATCGCCCTATTCAGACTCGCTTTCGCTACGCCTACACCTACCGGCTTAAGCTTGCTAGACACATTAAGTCGCTGACCCATTATACAAGAGGTACGCTGTCACACCTTGCGGTGCTCCAACTGCTTGTAAGCATTCGATTTCAGATACTATTTCATTCCCCTTATCGGGGTGCTTTTCACCTTTCCCTCACGGTACTAGTTCACTATCGGTCGATAGAGAGTACTTAGGCTTGGAGAGTGGTCTCCCCATATTCAGACAGGATTGCACGTGTCCCGCCCTACTCGAGAATTAGTATGCTTTCTACTTATACGGGGCTATCACCCACTATGGCTGACCTTTCCAGATCATTCTAATTCTTACACACTAACTACTGGCCTAGTCCCCGTTCGCTCGTCACTACTAAGGGAGTCTCTGTGATTTCCTTTCCTCCGGGTACTTAGATATTTCAGTTCCCCGGGTTCGCTTTTAAACCCTATGTATTCAGGTTTAAATACCTTTTAACTATACCTGTTAATTGTTACCCGTGATTGCTCACGAATAACTGAGAACAGGTATAAAGGTGGGTTTCCCCATTCGGACATCCCCGGATCAAAGCTTTTTGGCAGCTCCCCGAGGCTTAACGCAGCCTAACACGTCCTTCATCGCCTTCTATCGCCAAGGCATCCATCAAATGCTCTTATCATATTTAATACACATATAATCAGTTAATTAATTATATGCATTTTTGAATTACATCACATGCAGAACAAAAAACTGCTCTGCAAGCGAAGAGTTTGGCACATTATTTATCAGCATCAACTCTTATGATTAGAATTTTTATTGCTACAAAGTCATCACAACTTCGTAGACTTTCTAAAAATAAGGGTTTTATCAGAAAAACCTATTCACAATTTCATACAGCAGGCTGTCCAAGTAATCGTCTCTTTTTCAGCGCCCCTTCTTGCGTCGGGAGGGCATTAATAGCTACATTCCCCCCCAATCGTCAACAACAATTTTACGATTTTTTAATTTTTTATGATTATTACGTAATTTCAACATGTTGGCGATCGCTGTGCGGACTTCCCATCTTTCAGTATATAGTTTATAATGCCCTTCCATGAGTACACAGATCATAAAACCCACCCAGACAAAACCGGACGGCCTCGTCGTAATGGAGCCCAAGACCCGTATCAAGACGGCACGGCCGCCTTTATATAAGGTCGTCCTGTTAAATGACGATTATACGCCAATGGACTTCGTCGTTCTCGTGCTGAAGGAATTTTTTCATAAAGGTCATGAGGATGCGATCAATATCATGCTGGAAGTGCATAACCAGGGCTCAGGCACCTGCGGCATTTTCACGCGTGACGTGGCGGAAACCAAAATAGAGCAGGTTATGGCCGCCGCCCGGCAGAGCGAACACCCGCTGCAGTGCGTAATGGAAAAAGAATGACAATCACCTGCACCCGCCGCATCGAGTTCGATGCAGGCCACCGTATCCTGGAACATGAAAGCAAATGCAAGTACCTGCATGGCCATCGCTATGTAATAGAGGCGACATTTGCAGCGCAAGGTCTCGACAATCTGGGCCGCGTGATCGATTTCGGCACAATCCGCGAGCTGCTCGGCCAGTGGATCGACACAAACTGGGACCACACCACTATTTTATGCGAAGCTGACAGGGAGTTGGGCGAGACCATCTCCGCCCGCACCGGCCAGCCCGTATTCTATATGGAGAAAAACCCTACCGCCGAGAACATGGCGCAATACCTGCTGGAAACCGTGTGCCCTGCCCTGTTTGCAGGAAAGAATGCCAAATGCACACGCATCCGCCTGTATGAAACGCCGAATTGTTACGCGGACGCAACGGCATAAGCACATCACAGCCATTGCCATCCCTGCCTGCATCCTGTAGATTGAGCGCACGCTTCTCATCATAAACGGGGTGCTGCGAGTGATCACCGTCCAGAATCTGAGCTTTGAATATCCGGGAAAACGTGCACTCGATCACGTGAGCTTTCACGTGCCCGCAGGCAGTATTACAGCGCTTGTCGGCCCTAACGGCGCTGGCAAGACGACCTTACTGCGCTGTATCGCTGCACTGGATGAACCGCTGGAAGGCAATATTCTGGTAGACGGTATAGATACCTGCCTGCATCCGCGCCAGGTGCATCGCGTATTGGGCTACCTTTCCGACTCTTTCGGGCTTTATGACGATCTGACCGTGGAGCAATGCCTGATCTTCACCGCCCGCGCGCGCCAGGTGGCGGAGGCCCGAATAGCCGCACAGGTGGAATGGGCTGCGGCCGCGCTGGAACTCACGCAATACCTGCCCAAGAAAGCGGGCACGCTCTCACGTGGATGGCGCCAGCGCGTCGGCATCGCGCAGGCGATTATCCATTCTCCGAAGCTCCTGCTGTTGGATGAACCGGCTTCCGGCCTCGACCCGGAAGCGCGCATTGCACTTTCCGCGCTTTTGCGTAAATTATGCAGCCAGGGCATGACGATTCTCGTCTCATCGCACATACTCGCGGAGCTGGAAGATTACTGCACCTCCATGCTCGTGCTGCGAAATGGCCATATTTCCGAACCGGTGCCACCCGCCGCCCCGTCCGAAGAAAGCTGCATAATAGAAGTGACATTGCTGGAAACATCTTCTGCCGCTTCTTTCCTGCCGCTGCTGCAATCCCATCCCGCCGTGCGCCATACCCATGCGGAGGGCAATCTCATCCGTCTTTCCTGCCACGGCACGGAAGCTCACCGGGTGGATATATTGCGGCTGCTGGTCACGCGTGGCGCTCCCGTAAGTTCCTTTACCGTTAAACATGCCCGCCTGCAGGATATCTATTTGTCACTGGGTACGCAGAAAGAGCAAGAAGATGCGCCTGAATCCTGAACTGCAACGCTATGGCTGGCTGGAGTTTTCCTGGCAGCGCCTTCTGATTGCCCCGGCGCTGCTGGCGGCAATTTACCTGCTGGCAAGCCGCACGCCTATTATCGCAATGCAGCTTATTATCCACCTCAGCAAATATGGCTTTCTCATTCTTGTGCTGCTCT includes:
- a CDS encoding ABC transporter ATP-binding protein, with the translated sequence MITVQNLSFEYPGKRALDHVSFHVPAGSITALVGPNGAGKTTLLRCIAALDEPLEGNILVDGIDTCLHPRQVHRVLGYLSDSFGLYDDLTVEQCLIFTARARQVAEARIAAQVEWAAAALELTQYLPKKAGTLSRGWRQRVGIAQAIIHSPKLLLLDEPASGLDPEARIALSALLRKLCSQGMTILVSSHILAELEDYCTSMLVLRNGHISEPVPPAAPSEESCIIEVTLLETSSAASFLPLLQSHPAVRHTHAEGNLIRLSCHGTEAHRVDILRLLVTRGAPVSSFTVKHARLQDIYLSLGTQKEQEDAPES
- a CDS encoding 6-carboxytetrahydropterin synthase, whose product is MTITCTRRIEFDAGHRILEHESKCKYLHGHRYVIEATFAAQGLDNLGRVIDFGTIRELLGQWIDTNWDHTTILCEADRELGETISARTGQPVFYMEKNPTAENMAQYLLETVCPALFAGKNAKCTRIRLYETPNCYADATA
- a CDS encoding prepilin-type N-terminal cleavage/methylation domain-containing protein, which encodes MPLRSHFPRNGFTLIELSIVLVIIGLIVGGILAGRDLIRASELNYIISQIGKYDTAAQTFRNKYGQIPGDATNAVQFFGNAGGNASDNYTTSCMNMMSTSTNSQTCNGDGNGTFGGGGPGPANVEDDEGLLFWHHLSMAKLIDAGGLTARHSYLNSGSSSWVLTGLNVPGSRISSNAGFSAFYLCVTTGSSYFLNGFCNHAYFYGAQDTGANNNYLGINLYPVMSALDAYSIDKKIDNALPATGTVMSLPPTGAASYQNNCTSSSTVATATYTVTNSGITCSLIFKAGF
- the clpS gene encoding ATP-dependent Clp protease adapter ClpS, which produces MSTQIIKPTQTKPDGLVVMEPKTRIKTARPPLYKVVLLNDDYTPMDFVVLVLKEFFHKGHEDAINIMLEVHNQGSGTCGIFTRDVAETKIEQVMAAARQSEHPLQCVMEKE